GAAAAATGGATTGGCAAGTCTGTTAAACTTTACCTGGGACGCGTTGTGGATGCGGATGAAATGTATGTCAATGGCAAAAAAATTGGAAATACTACCTACCAGTATCCGCCCCGCCGTTACGAGATTCCCGCCGGTTTATTGAAATCGGGTAAAAATACTTTTGTCATAAGGGTTACAAATCAAGTTGGAAAAGGAGGTTTTGTACCAGATAAACCTTATTTTATGACGGTTGATGATCAGCAGATCGATTTAAAAGGGACTTGGCAGTATAAAGTGGGAGAGGTTTATCAACCTTTGAAAAAAGGATATGATAAGGGCAGCCTGTTGGTGCGACAAGATCAACCCACAGCACTATTCAACGCTATGGTTGCGCCTATTTTACCCATGAAACTCAAAGGTTTTATCTGGTATCAGGGAGAGTCGAATGTAGATAACCCGGAGCCCTATAAGAAGCTGATGCCGGCTTTGATCAATGATTGGAGAGGCCAGTGGAAAAATCCGGATGCACCGTTTTTGGTCGTGCAGCTGCCCAATTTTCAGGATGTAAACTATACGCCGTCAGAAAGTAATATGGCCCTGATCAGGGAGGCGCAAAACCAGGCGCTCGCGTTGAAAAATACGGCTGTGACCGTAACACTGGATTTGGGTGAATGGAATGATATTCATCCATTGAACAAAAAGGACATTGGGAAAAGACTGGCGTTGTCAGCCAGAAATCTGGCTTATAATGAAAAAGATGTCGTTTATCGCGGGCCGACGCTAAAATCCCAAACTATCGAAAAGGATAAAATCATCCTGACATTTGACCATGTAGCCAAGGGTATTACTTCCAAAGATTCGGAACCAATACGCTGGTTTTCCATCGCGGATTATGATAAAAAGTTTGTCTGGGCGAAAGCCCGCCTCACTGGAAAAGATCAGATTGAGCTGTCAAGCGAACTGTTGAAAACACCAAAATATGTTCGCTACGGCTGGCAGGATAATCCTGAGGGAATTAATTTTTATAATTCAGAAGGTTTGCCTGCATCTCCTTTCCGGACAGATACAGAATTATTGGATGATTCAAAACCCTGGAAGGGGAAAAAAAGCGCAGTAGTGCTGACCTATGATGACGCGCTGAATGTGCATCTGGATAACGTCATTCCGGCGCTGGATTCTCTTAGCCTGAAAGGTACTTTTTATCTGACCGCTTCATCAGATGCCGCAAGAAACAGGATCAAAGACTGGCGCGCTGCCGCGGTCAACGGACATGAGCTGGGTAATCACACCTTGTATCATCCCTGTGACGCCACCGGCCCGGGTATGGGCTGGGTGAAACCGGAGTATGATCTGAGCAAATATAGTCTGGCTAGAATACAGGATGAGATCAAAATGTGTAATGCTTTTTTAAAGTCGCTCGACGGAAAAACCAAACGAACTTTTGCATTTACCTGCGGACATAAAAAAGTAGCTGAGGGAGAATTTATCCAGACACTTTCTGATGAGTTTGTCGCGGCAAGAGCTGTCAGACATGAAATGCATTCTCTTTCAGAGCAGAATCTGATGGATATCGATTGCTACGGCATGTCCGGTGAAAGCGGTGAAAAAATGATCGAGCTCGTCAAAGAGGCGCAGCAAAGTGGCAAATTGCTGGTTTTTCTTTTTCATGGTGTCGGAGGCGAACATGCGCTGAATGTTTCCAATCAGGCGCACAGCCAGCTGCTGCACTATTTGAAAGAAAATGAAAAGGATATCTACATCGATACAATGCTCAATATGGCGGAGCATATCAGTAATGTAAAAAAATGAAATGCCCTATTAACATGACCAGAAAATTACTCCTATTATATTTCAGCTTTATCCTGATCAGTTCTGCATCATTTGCTGCTGATACATTATCTTCTGATGGTGAAGACGGATACAAGCTCTGGCTTAAATATGAACCAGTCACAGAACCGTCAATCAAAGCCGAATATTTAAAATACGTGGCTTTTATTTCAGAGTCTGATCATGGCGAAATCATGCACAATGCTGTTCAGGAGCTGCAAACAGGGTTGAAAAGCCTTTTGGGTAAAAATATTTCTGTCAGCAAAGCGGTCGAAAATAAATCCGGCGGCATCGTTTTAAGATTGGACCCCAAGGCCGATACAAAGCAACAGGAAGGTTACCGTATTCAGTTGACAGCGGGTAATATTGTGGTCAGCTCAAAATCGGAAAACGGTATTTTGTACGGAACCTTTGCGCTTTTAAGACATATGCAAATGCAGCTTTCGGTCAAAAATCTAAAAATGGAGAGCAGCCCTAAAATACGGTACCGGATGCTCAATCACTGGGACAATCCTGACGGGACCATCGAGCGCGGTTATGCAGGCTCATCGCTTTGGAAATGGTATGAATTGCCCGAGCGCGTTGACCCACGCTATCAGGATTATGCGCGCGCTAATGCTTCTGTCGGAATTAATGGCACTGTGCTCAACAATGTAAATGCAAGTGCGCGGTTTATGTCACAAGAGTATATTGTCAAGGTTGCAGCAGTTGCCAAAGTGATGCGTCGATATGGAATCAAAACTTATTTGTCTGTATACTTTGCTGCGCCGAAAACCCTGGGCGGACTACAAACTTCCGATCCGCTAGACCCGAAAGTACGGGCCTGGTGGAAAGAAAAGGTCGCCCAGATCTATAAAGAAATTCCGGATTTTGGAGGCTTTCTGGTCAAAGCCAATTCGGAAGGGGAACCTGGCCCTCAGGACTATGGCCGCACGCACGCGGATGGTGCCAATATGCTGGCCGAAGCTTTTCAGCCTTACGAAGGAGTCGTGATTTGGCGGGCTTTTGTTTACAAAGCAGACCCCAATGCCGACCGCTTCAAAGCGGCTTATGAAGAATTTGTACCGCTGGATGGAAAATTTGATCCGAAAGTAATTGTTCAGGTAAAAAACGGACCAATCGATTTTCAGCCGCGCGAGCCGTTTTCACCTCTGTTTGGTAATATGCCAAAAACACCTTTGGGCGTAGAATTTCAGCTGACGCAGGAATATCTGGGTTTTGCCACACATGCGGTTTATGAAGCACCTATTTTTAAAGAAAATCTGGATTCTGATACGTATGTAAATGGAAAAGGATCGACTGTCGCGAAAGTGGTTGACGGAAGTTTACAAGGCTATATGCGCACGCTGATGGCCGGTGTAGCCAATATTGGAAATGCCAGAAATTGGACGGGTCATCCGCTTGCTCAGGCCAACTGGTATGCATTCGGCAGACTGAGCTGGGACCATACTCTGAGTTCGGAGCAGATTGCAAAAGAATGGACAGAGCTGACTTTAACCCGAAATAAAAAAGCGCAGGAAAATATTGTCGGGCTGATGCTGAGATCACGGGAAATCTATGTGGATTACAATACGCCACTTGGCCTTTCGCGGCCCTGGATGGGTGTTCATTTTGCCCCCGAGCCCTGGCAAAACAAAGGCTCGCGGCCCGATTGGACGGCTGTGTATTACCATCGTGCAGATTCCGCAGGATTAGGATTTGACAGGACTGCTTCCGGGAGTAATGCCCTGGCACAGTACCGACCGGAAGTGCGGCAGCAGTGGAATGATCCTGACAAAACCCCTTTGCCCTATCTTTTATGGTTTCATCACGTGGGCTGGAATAAAAAGCTGAGCAGCGGAAGAACGCTCTGGGAGGAGCTTTGTACCCATTTTTATACCGGTGCCGATTCAGTAGTCTGGATGCAGCAGCAGTGGGATCTGGCTAAACCGGCTCTGGATTCTCAGGTTTACACCGATGTCGCTGAGCGGCTGAAAATCCAGCGCAGGGAAGCGGTCTGGTGGCGGGATGCCTGGGTTTTGTATTTACAAACCTTCGCTAAAAAACCGATTCCCAAAGGTTTCGAACCACCAAAACAGACTTTAGAAGAAGTTAAAAAGTCAGTGAATATTTATCTGATGAAATAAGGTTCAGTGTAGTGAGAAGAACCGTTCTTCAATCGACAAGCTTACTCTTAATTTAGACAAACCTTGACAATTACATTTTTAACAGACCTTTCTTTGCAGGCAAACATCTGAACTAAGTTAAAAACACCAAAGAAGTAGTGTTTACAGACTATTTGTAAATTGATAAACCATGAAAGTATTCATACCAGCTGACCATCTTTCTTATCACTGTTCATTTTTAAAGCCTAATTCAACCCTGAAATAGGGTGCGATATAGAAAATCCTAAATTCAGCACCAATTATCTCGCAAAGCCGGCTTACTATCCAAAGCCCAAGCCCAAACCCTTCATTGTTTAAATCCTGTTTACTGAATTCATTTGTAATCACTGAAATATCACTTACTGCCATGAGTGACTCATTCTTTATTTCAAATACAATGCCCTGATTAACCTGAATTACCTCAATGTCTATTGCAGATTCGGGGCGACCATGCCTGATCGCATTTTCAATCAAATTTGACAGCATTGTTTTCAGATGTGACTGGTCAGTAAAGACGTTGAATGTTCCGGTTTCGGGTACCAGTGCAACTTTGAAGGTCTGGCTTTTCAGCTGCGCTTTTTTAGTTAAGCTCTCCAGTATCTCTATGGCTAGTTCCGGCAGGTTAACCTGGCTTTTATTTAGAATCAATGCCCGTGATTTAAGCTGACTCATGAGCAGAAAATCGTTCACAAGCTTGTTTAAGCGCCTTACTTCCACAATTTGATTTTCAATGACAGATTTTATATCAGGAACAAGGCTGCCTGCATCAATAATTTGAAGCTCGGTCAGCATCACACTTAGTGGTGTTCTAAGCTCATGAGAGGCTGAGGCAAAAAAAGCATTTTGCTCCTTGGCCTGTTTTTGTATCCGGTTTAGCATGTTGTTGAGAGATCCCGTGAGTTTATGCAGTTCGTCTCTAACAGCGGGCTCTTCAAGCAGAATAATCTGATTTTGCAGACTGATCTGATCAGCTTTTTTTACAATATTTTCAACCGGGCGAAGCAGGAATCCGGAAAGAAAATAACCCGCAACCAGCGCAGCAAGAAATGAAACCGGAAAATAAAAGAATAATATGATTTTTAATCTGTTGATATCAGCCGTCAATTCCGTGGCGGCAAGCATATATACGATGCGAATGCTGGCTCCTGTCTCTAGATTTCTTATCATTACCTTATATCGCCAAGAGGAAGAATTTGCATTGTTTTCTGAGCTTTTGAGCTGAATGGGCAGATTATTGAAAAGTGTATCCTGTCTGTCATTAGCCTGATAAATCAACAGAAAATATTCATTCTGCGTTGGTAATGGTATGGTAAGCGGGCTTACATCTGTCTGACGAAGAATTGCGTTTCCCTGCGTTTGCAGCCTGGCTGCGAAACTTTTTTCAAACTGCTGCCTAACATTTGAATACAGAGTAAAGCCTGCGATCAGTAAAAAACACAGAAAAACAAATCCGAAAATTAGCCCGAACCGGAACCTGAGACTGGAATAAAAAGGATAGGAGACAGGCGTTTTCATAAGGACGATTTTGTTCCTTTAAGTTTGTAGCCAATTCCAATCACCGTTTCAATCAGTGGCTGCTCAAACCCTTTGTCAATTTTCCCGCGAAGCTGGTACATATATACTTCAACGATATTACTTTCGGGGTCAAAATCCATATTCCATACATTTTCCAGGATCTGGTTTTTACTCACAACACGGTTTGTGTTTCTTACAAGATATTCAAGCAGCGCAAATTCCTTACCTGTAAGTACAATCTGTTTTCCATTTCGTGTGATTTGACGGCTCATTAAATCTATGACAAGATCATTCACCCCGATTCTTGTACTCTCACTGGAAAAGACTTTGCGTTGCAAAATTCGTATTCTTGCCAGGAGCTCTTCCCATTCAAATGGTTTTCTGATGTAATCCACAGCACCCAGATCAAGTCCTTCTACAATTTGAGAAGTTCCTCCCAGTGCACTGATAATGATCACGGGAATTGAAATCTTATAAGTCCGCAGATTTTTCAGCACATCAATGCCTGTCATTCCCGGAAGCATCAGATCCAGAAGGATCAGGTCAAAAGTTTCAGAAGTAGCTTTTGTGAGTGCCTCAGCGCCATTGTTGGAAAGCTGAACCAGATAGCCTGCCTGCACAAGACCCTGTACCATGAACCCTGCCAGTTTCTGCTCATCTTCAACGACTAGTATTTTCATTTAAGCGGTGTGTTAGTTATTGATGAATATTTTAGCGAACCTTGTAGATAACGCTGTCAATCTGGATAGAACTGGGTTTGACCACATTTAGACCTGTTGCAGACATAAAACCCTGAGTGGAATCCCGCATCTGTCCTTTGACAAGAACAATTTTTGCTCTGCTGATCAGAGGAATCAATTCCTTTGCCATGTGAGGAGGCAGTACAATGCGTTTTCCAGCCAGCACAAAACCGGTGTTGTCTGCATTTCCAAGGCCAGATATTTTATTTGGTTTACCTTTAAATGCAACTTCAAATCCTCTGCTTGGCAGAGGTGCCGGGAGACGGCTCAAATCCAGGATTGTATCTGAAAATTGACTCCTAAGATATTTTAGCTCATATTCACTGTTGAAATGGTGGCCAGGCGGACCTCCCTTACGGACAGATGCAGTGATAAAATGTTCGATGCGGGCAACTGATGTCACCTGCCGGGCCGTGTGCGGTGGAAAATGAAGCCAGACGTTACCAGTATCTATGGAGAGAAGAATTTTATCTATATCGCCGTCATGATTGCTGCCATATTCAATAACTTTCCCGCTGATATCAAGCTGTTTTTCTGGTGTTAGTGTATGAGCAGAAGGTTTCGTTTCCAACAGCCTGCTGCGCTTTGGATTGTATACAAGCCAGGCGGCCACAGCTATAATCAGCAGCAGCAATATCCTTTTATATTTTGGATTTAAATTCTTCACTTCGGATCCGTCTCGTAGGTTTCTTTCATAAAGAGCAGACAAATTACAAATGCCAATGCTGCAATAAGACTAAGAAACAAAAAAGCGTACCTGAAAGAAAACATACTGGCAATATACCCCCGGGCAACATTGCTGAGCGAAGCGCCAAGTTCCAAGGCAGTGATATCTTTCAAATTCCAGTGCTGTGAAGACAAAAGATAGATTCCCAGAAAAGGGCTGATTCCATCACGGACATCAGCCAGTGTAAAATTGATAAGATCGAGTCCGCGAAGCGATACACATTTACCGTTTTTCATCATGCCTTAAAAATAAAATAGACCGAAGCGACCAAAAGTGCGAAACCAATCAGGTGATTAATTGTAAATTGAGTCGTCTTAAAAACTGTTACGGAGAAGATCATAAAAATGATCAGTGTAATGACCTCTTGAATAATTTTGAGCTGAACCAGTGAGAATGGTCCACCCATCTCTGACGAGCCGATCCGGTTGGCAGGCACCTAAAAGCAGTATTCAAAAAATGCAAGACCCCAACTGAGCAGAATGATTATCCAAAGAGGTGTAGAGCCATGATTTCCGGCTTTGCTGAAAAATTTAAGATGGCCATACCAGGCCAGTGTCATAAAGGCGTTTGAAAATATCAAAAGCACAATTGTTGAAATGATTTTGCTCATAGCAGATTTTGAAAAGATAAGGCAGGGAATCACTGCCTTATCTCCATGGGAAATTATTTACCGGACCAGATACTGCTGGCCGTTAACAGTGATCGTATTACACCGGATTACTTTGTAATCTTGCAAAGTAATCTCCCCGTCTTCTTTGCTTTTCTGACTGCCAGAGTAAGAAATAGCGGTACCCTTTGCAACTGAATTTCCGATTTGGGCAGCTATATGCGGAGGAAATCGAAGGACCGTTTTGTTGTCTACAAAAAGTCCGTTAACTCTGCCTTCCCGGTCGGTTTGTAAAGAAGTGACCTTTCCATTTCCGGAAACGACAATTTCCTGTGCTGGTGTGGGCAGCATAGTCGGAGGTGTATCTGTCAAGGTTTTACCACCTGCGTTCAGATTAACCATTCTGAGTTCTTTCGAGCCAAATGGAGGCATTTCCAAAACACCCGAAACGCTAACCTGTGAACCCGGTTTGGTCAGACCAGAAACCTGAGATCCCATGTGTGCCGGAAATTTTACCAGCAGACTGTCTGTCCCGCTGAGTAAATAGAAGCCATCGAAGACAAAATCATCATTTCCCCATAATTTCACGACCTTCCCCTGAACCGTGGTTACAGCACGAAGTCCCTGCTCTCCTGGTGCTCCTGGGCCGAAAGGTGGACGGGGGCCTGGGCCATTAACTCCTGGGCCTGCGATCATAGCACCCGCAAGCGGTCCCGCGATTTGCGCGAATACATGGTTTGTGCTGCCTGTTACTACTGAGATAAACAAAGCGGCAAGTGCTAATTTTTTCATGATTTTATTTGTTGAAATGATTCTTGTTTTTTTAACGAATCGAAGGTAGAGCTGCCAGATAAGGCTGATATGAGAAGCAAATTAATTTTTACTTATCTGGGCTGAGAAACACAAATCTGGGAATTGGGCTTTGCCGGCGGAGCATTTATGGCAAGCTCGGTGATAGTCGCTGAGGTTGCCGGCTATCTGGACTGTGAGTATCCACAGGCATTTAAAAAACTTTTCGAATCAAAGGCTGATTGCTCATAAGCTGACTTCGTAATAGTTTAAACTAAATCACGAAGTAATTTTTAACCAAGGTTCGATCTTTTAAGACTTAAAACTGCCTGAAAGTTTGGGTTACAGCAATTATAAATTTTTGTGGACTATGTTGCAGCAGAACATTATAAAAGGAGGCCGCCCTATGGCTGTTTCATATCGCGTCTTCCTTTTATAAAGTTTACTGCGTGCAGTTCGCTTTATCTCTGGTTTATCACCTGAAAAGCGTCCTGTTCATTAATAAAAAATTGATTTCGGAACCCAATTGTAAGGCCTATGCCAATTTCATACTGGTCCTGTTGTATGCCCTCAATCAGGCCCTGAGCAACTTCACTGGCGGGCATGCCACGTTGCTCACCGCCGATTTCTTTGGAAAATTCGGTGTTCACAGTTGGTGGCATAAGTTCATACACTTTTATATTTGTGTCTTGGGCAAGGGTATGGCGAAGCGCTAAAGTATAGGAGTGAACCGCAGCCTTGCTATCAGAGTAAGTTGGAATGATGGCAACCGGTGAGAAGGCCACAATGGAGGTCACATTCACAATAGCGGCCTCGTCTCGATTTTTCAAGACAGGCAATAATTTCTCGGTCAAGCGGATCAGCGAAAAATAATTGGTTTCCATTTCTTGTCTGGCTTTTTCCACGGCCCCGGCTGTTTCGGAATGGGTATAAACAAATGCTTTGCCGGCATTATTGATCAGCACGCTCAGGTCGGGATAGCTGCTGGTTATCAGCTCTGCCAGCTTGTTTACATCTTGTTCGCTGTTGATATCACACGGAATGGCAAATGTATTTTTTAACGAAGCAGCAGCCTGTTTCAGTTTGTCAGCAGTTCTTCCGACAATAATAATTTTGTTGCCTTGCTCGCTAAGGAGTCTGGCTATTTCATAACCAATGCCTGAGCCTCCGCCTGTAATAAGTATGGTTTTGTTTGTAATGTCCATGGTATTTTGGTGTTAGAATCTATTGTTAAACGAAGCAACTGCGTTTTCGGGATTAGCGAGGTAAGCTGCTCGCTGCGAGCCGGTATCGCCAACATAAATCTCATACTGACCAGCCTTGATTCCGGCTAAGGTAGCCTGGGCTACCTCTCCTGGGTGCATGCCGCTTTCACCTCCCATATCTTTTGTGGCTTCGGTATTGACCAGTGAAGGCATCACCTCGTAAACCTTTACTGCGGTATCTTTTGCCAGTGTATGTCTGAGCGCAACCGTGTGTGAATGCAATGCCGCTTTCGTATCTGAATAGGTTGGTAAAACCACAAGCGGATGAAATGTTACATTCGAAGTAATATTTATAACGGCAGCTTCGGGCTGCTGTTTCAGGATTGGTAAAAGCTTTTCAGTCAGCAGCACCGGCCCGAAATAGTTTACCTGAAATTCGGCAGTTGCTTTTGTAAATGCGTCTGCACCTTCACCCAGTTTATATAGATGGGCTACACCTGCATTGTTAACCAGAATACTCAGCTCTGGAAATTCTGTCTTGACTCTGCTAACCAGCGCTTCAATATCGGCTGGTTTTGTCAGATCGCAGACAAGCGCCGTTACGCTGAGTTCTTCGGCTGCTTTTGTTATCTTTTCGGCATTACGCCCGGCGATGATAACGTTGTTTCCCTGCTCTTTAAGTAGTTTGGCTATCTGATAACCAATGCCTGACCCTGCTCCGGTGACCAGCGCTGTCTTATTTTTGATGTCCATGTTTTTTGGTTTATAAGTGAATATTATTGTCTGCCGGGTAATCAATAGTGATAAACCGGCTGGCGTTTAATTTTAAAAAATCTTTAAGTGATGCGGGCGGCCGGCCAGTCAGCTGCGCTATGGTATCTGTGACTATATCAAACGTTCCGGCTTTGGTGTTCAGATCGGTCATAATAACAGTTTCTACGAAGGGTCCGGGTATATCAGGAGTTGTTTCCTTTACCATGATTTCGTCTGCCAATCCAATCGCTTGATTTGCGGTATGATTTGATCGTTTTTCATGGAAGTTTAAATTATAGCTGTTGCAGGGTTACACTCTCTGGTTTTGCAGAAACCTTGTCCTTTACACCGTCGAAAAATGCTCTGGTGTAATCAGCAGCCATATGCAGATCGAAAGCTTCCCGGGAAGTAAATACTTCAAAAAAAACCAATGTATGCGGATCATCCGTTTTGCAGGTCTGGTAAAAGGCCTCACATCCAGGTTCTTCGAGCGTAAGCTTCAAAGTTTTTGCCGAAAGCGCTATGACTTCCTGCAGATGCTCTGGCTGCACAGATACCTGAGCCATTACAATATATTTCAAACTACTCATAATAAAGGATTTAAAAGGCTGGAAAAAGCTCTTCCCTGGTTTTGCGCACCTTTGGAATAACCGAAAATTCGTCTTCCGACGAGCGGTAACCCAGCGCAAAAAGTAAGACCGATTTTAAGTCCTGATTTTTAAGACCCAGAATTTCATCTACCTGGTCAGGGTCAAAGCCCTCCATCGGCGAAGCGTCGATTCCAGCTTCTGCTGCGGCACTTACAAGAATGCCAACGGCTAGAAACGCTTGTTTTTCTGCCCATTCTATCTTTTGATCCGGTGAAAGAAGTGCCAGGCGCGAATTCACGAACTGCTCGCGGGGTTCCAGATTTTTGCGGTCGGTACTGCGGGCTACGGCGGCTTTGTCAATATAATTTTTGACGGTCAGGTCGCTGATATTTGTTTCAACGGCAACGACCAGCAGTTTGGAAGCGGTTGTGATTTGGGGCTGACCAAAGGCTGCCCTGCTGATCTGTTCGAGCTTGCCAGAATCCTCTACTGAAATAAAACGGTAGGGCTGCAGCCCGTAGGAGGAGGGGGCTAGCTGAACAGCTGATAGCAGATCTTCAAACTGCTGCTGACTTAATTGTCTGGAAGTATCATACTTCTTGGTGGCATATCGCCACTCCATTGCTTTAACCAGTGACATAGATTTTGATTGTATTAAAATACATTTTAACTTTGCTTGCAAATTGCAAGTGAACAAAGGTAAAGTAGTTTACTTGCAATTTGCAAGTGAAGTTTAAAAAATAATTTTATGAAAGAGATTAAACCGCGTTCAGGGTGCCCTTTAAGTTATACCCTTGATTTTTTTGGCGATAAATGGTCGCTTCTGATCATGCGCGATATGGTTATTGGGGGTAAAGCAACTTATGGAGAGTTCCTGGGGTCAGATGAAAAAATTGCAACCAATATTCTGGCTGACAGGCTTAGCATGCTTGAAACCTACGGCTTTGTGACCAAACAGGTCGCACCGGATAAAAAATCGAAGTTTGTTTACAGATTAACAGAGAAAGGAATAGGACTGGTCCCGGTGATTTTAGAAATCGGTCTGTGGGGTTCGCAGTTTCATCCGCCGGGACTTGGCGCCGAACTCATTGATGCCTTGCATGTTGACAGAACTGGTACTATTCAGAAAATTCAGGACTCTCTACGAAGTAAGCTTGCCTAATGAATGTAAACCTATTTTGTTTATGATAGATGAACTTAACAATCCTGTCTGGTCAGCGCTGATCACGGGAAACAGGACGCTGGCCACAGGTGGTCAACATGCAAAAGCCTTCCATGCGGGCATCTCGCCGTTTGTCGCCGTCGAACAAAATAGCCGGGAGCATTATCAGCTTTTAACCCAGGTTGCCACAGGTGAGGGGCCTGTCGCTGTTTTTACAACGGATAAAGACCTTGATCCAAGCCCTTGGGAGATATCAAGCCGTATTGACGGTTACCAGATGATGTTTGAAGGAGAGACCCCACAATCCCCATCCGGTTTATCTATAAGCAAATTAACCGAAGAGCATGTTCCGGCAATGCTTGAACTAACACGCATTAGTCCGCCAGGTCCTTTTATGGAAGGCACCATCAGGTTTGGCGGTTATGAAGGAATTTTTGATGGTCAGCAGCTGGTTGCCATGGCCGGTCACCGCTTTCATAGCGGCCACCACGTGGAGATAAGCGCTGTTTGCACACATCCTGACTACACCGGTAGAGGTTACGCCAGGGCGCTGATCCAGAACCAGATCATTCAGATTCGGGCTAGTGGCAATGTGCCTTATCTCCATGTAAGATCGGATAATGTAAGGGCATATCAAATTTATCAGAACATGGGTTTTGTTACCCGCACTGAAATGATTATTTATATTTTAAAAAAATAGACAGATCGCTGCGGTCATTTTATTTCGCTATGCAAATCGATCTTGTACCAGAACCGTGATTTAATTTCAGCAGGCGCATGATGATTAATTAAAAATTAACCTTTTGTTATAGGCCAAACGCTTCTTTTGTGACCTGTTGCCATTATCTTTTTAATTAAAATCATTAACCACATCATGAAAATTTTTTGCCTGAAGTCAGCACTGTTATGCCAGACATTTGCAGTTCTGGTACTTTGCCTTCTTGCCATGGTTTTACCAGCACGT
The nucleotide sequence above comes from Dyadobacter subterraneus. Encoded proteins:
- a CDS encoding putative quinol monooxygenase; the protein is MSSLKYIVMAQVSVQPEHLQEVIALSAKTLKLTLEEPGCEAFYQTCKTDDPHTLVFFEVFTSREAFDLHMAADYTRAFFDGVKDKVSAKPESVTLQQL
- a CDS encoding GNAT family N-acetyltransferase produces the protein MIDELNNPVWSALITGNRTLATGGQHAKAFHAGISPFVAVEQNSREHYQLLTQVATGEGPVAVFTTDKDLDPSPWEISSRIDGYQMMFEGETPQSPSGLSISKLTEEHVPAMLELTRISPPGPFMEGTIRFGGYEGIFDGQQLVAMAGHRFHSGHHVEISAVCTHPDYTGRGYARALIQNQIIQIRASGNVPYLHVRSDNVRAYQIYQNMGFVTRTEMIIYILKK
- a CDS encoding winged helix-turn-helix transcriptional regulator, which produces MKEIKPRSGCPLSYTLDFFGDKWSLLIMRDMVIGGKATYGEFLGSDEKIATNILADRLSMLETYGFVTKQVAPDKKSKFVYRLTEKGIGLVPVILEIGLWGSQFHPPGLGAELIDALHVDRTGTIQKIQDSLRSKLA
- a CDS encoding NAD(P)H-dependent oxidoreductase — translated: MSLVKAMEWRYATKKYDTSRQLSQQQFEDLLSAVQLAPSSYGLQPYRFISVEDSGKLEQISRAAFGQPQITTASKLLVVAVETNISDLTVKNYIDKAAVARSTDRKNLEPREQFVNSRLALLSPDQKIEWAEKQAFLAVGILVSAAAEAGIDASPMEGFDPDQVDEILGLKNQDLKSVLLFALGYRSSEDEFSVIPKVRKTREELFPAF